In the genome of Prosthecobacter dejongeii, one region contains:
- a CDS encoding RNA polymerase sigma factor yields the protein MPDADAAAMQRLAKGDDLALNEIMARWQDRLAAFLWHMTHDHTTAGDLAQETFVRLYQHRHRYRPQAAFSSYLFRIARHLLANHWRWQKRHPAASLDSLTEGGLDQPATTQAPDESLSQAETAREVQRAIASLPNELREALVLFTYQDLGYRQMADILDCSEKAVETRLYRARQLLKEKLANLAQG from the coding sequence ATGCCCGACGCTGACGCAGCGGCCATGCAGAGGCTGGCAAAGGGTGACGACCTGGCGCTGAATGAGATCATGGCCCGCTGGCAGGACCGTCTCGCCGCCTTTCTCTGGCACATGACGCATGACCACACGACTGCCGGGGACTTGGCGCAGGAGACCTTTGTGCGCCTCTACCAGCATCGCCATCGCTACCGCCCGCAGGCAGCGTTTTCCAGTTACCTCTTCCGCATTGCCCGTCACCTGCTGGCCAATCACTGGCGCTGGCAAAAACGCCATCCGGCAGCCTCGCTGGATTCACTGACAGAGGGTGGACTGGACCAGCCAGCCACCACCCAGGCCCCGGACGAAAGCCTGAGCCAGGCTGAAACGGCGCGCGAGGTGCAGCGTGCCATCGCCAGCCTGCCGAATGAGCTGCGCGAGGCCCTGGTGCTCTTCACCTATCAGGATCTGGGGTATCGGCAGATGGCAGATATTTTGGATTGCTCTGAAAAAGCCGTCGAGACCCGCCTCTACCGTGCTCGCCAACTGTTGAAGGAAAAACTGGCCAATCTGGCACAAGGGTGA
- a CDS encoding DUF6807 domain-containing protein, whose product MMKLLLPFSLAFTTLAAAPIQITVHGGDRAQKRTIVTFTAPKEWQGEHTLSGRDGTVVSTLQVNAEGQAVIIVPQIGAGENLRFQEAPSSPPVAPSGLTVEKAGDALHFTHLQEGKKRPVFDYQMAAGPVPKGVSEVFKHGAHLHPVFTPNGKLVTGNHPADHRWHRGIWIAWTKTEFEGGHPDFWNQGKGPDGTLTAEVQFQSLVKSWGGPVQAGFISHHRFVDRPAGKEKAVLDETWEATAYALTSGDSPAFILDLTSTQTCAGISPLKLPTYHYGGLGVRGHAQWDPVDQVTMLTSNGDDRKKGDSTKAKWVHMGGAVEGQAAGMAILIHPSNFRFPQPLRLNPKNPQLCIAPSQDGDWSIEPGKPYVSKYRFLITDGPAEAASIEAAWESYAQPLKVTLE is encoded by the coding sequence ATGATGAAACTGCTCCTGCCGTTTTCCCTGGCCTTCACCACCTTAGCCGCCGCCCCCATCCAAATCACCGTCCACGGCGGAGACCGTGCGCAGAAACGCACCATCGTCACCTTCACCGCGCCGAAGGAATGGCAGGGAGAACACACGCTTTCAGGCAGGGACGGCACCGTCGTTTCCACACTGCAAGTGAATGCTGAGGGGCAGGCGGTGATAATCGTGCCACAGATTGGCGCGGGGGAAAATCTTCGCTTTCAGGAAGCCCCGTCCAGCCCACCTGTCGCGCCCTCTGGCCTTACCGTGGAGAAGGCGGGTGACGCACTGCATTTCACCCATCTTCAGGAGGGAAAAAAGCGCCCGGTGTTTGATTACCAAATGGCGGCCGGGCCAGTGCCGAAAGGTGTTTCAGAGGTGTTTAAGCATGGCGCGCACCTGCATCCCGTTTTTACGCCTAACGGCAAGCTTGTCACAGGTAACCACCCGGCGGACCACCGCTGGCACCGCGGCATCTGGATAGCGTGGACAAAGACGGAATTTGAGGGTGGCCATCCCGATTTCTGGAATCAGGGCAAGGGGCCTGACGGCACCCTCACGGCTGAGGTTCAGTTTCAATCCCTGGTGAAAAGCTGGGGCGGCCCCGTTCAGGCGGGGTTCATCAGCCATCACCGCTTTGTGGACCGCCCCGCAGGGAAGGAAAAAGCCGTGTTGGATGAAACCTGGGAAGCCACCGCCTACGCCCTCACCAGCGGGGATTCGCCCGCTTTCATTCTGGATCTCACTTCTACCCAGACTTGTGCGGGTATTTCGCCCCTGAAGCTACCCACCTATCACTACGGCGGCCTAGGCGTGCGCGGCCATGCCCAGTGGGACCCCGTGGACCAAGTGACCATGCTCACCAGCAATGGCGATGACCGCAAAAAGGGTGACTCCACCAAGGCCAAATGGGTCCACATGGGTGGCGCGGTGGAGGGGCAAGCCGCTGGCATGGCCATTCTCATACACCCCAGCAATTTCCGCTTTCCCCAGCCGCTGAGGCTGAACCCCAAGAACCCCCAGCTCTGCATCGCCCCTTCCCAAGATGGGGACTGGTCCATCGAGCCAGGGAAGCCTTATGTCTCGAAGTACCGCTTTCTCATTACGGATGGCCCCGCCGAAGCGGCCTCCATCGAGGCAGCCTGGGAAAGCTACGCCCAGCCACTGAAGGTAACGCTGGAGTGA
- the eboE gene encoding metabolite traffic protein EboE, with amino-acid sequence MLLNHGIHLGYCTNIHRGETWDQTWTTLRDYTLRVKERVSPDKPYGIGLRLGHQASLELLAPGKIAEFKDWLATNNCYVFTINGFPYGSFHGTRVKEQVFLPDWTSKDRLEYTKRLFDILAQLLPPGASGSVSTLPGSHKTFNIGGDEISAIFENVRLCREHIETVSAATGHDLHLGFEPEPLGLFETSGEVLKFFGLYYDRHPQDKDFFKFIGLNYDTCHLAIEYETPKRALSRITGAGIRLSKLHFSSALKLKPTPEMVTKLRAFDEPVYFHQVIADYGPTTPLRRFKDLPDALQFAQTNPAELGDEWRVHFHIPLHAQPTDGFESTRDHIEGAMDWLSQNPTKCQHIEMETYTWEVLPGEMRTGDVVDQLVKEYDWTLGEMRERQLVG; translated from the coding sequence ATGCTTCTCAACCACGGCATCCATCTCGGCTACTGCACCAACATCCACCGTGGCGAAACCTGGGACCAAACCTGGACCACCCTGCGTGACTACACCCTGCGGGTGAAAGAACGCGTAAGTCCGGACAAGCCCTATGGCATCGGCCTGCGTCTGGGCCACCAAGCATCGCTGGAGCTGCTGGCACCAGGAAAGATTGCCGAATTTAAGGACTGGTTAGCCACCAACAACTGCTACGTCTTCACCATCAATGGTTTCCCCTACGGCTCCTTCCACGGCACGCGAGTGAAGGAGCAGGTCTTCCTGCCGGACTGGACCTCCAAAGATCGGCTGGAATACACCAAGCGCCTGTTCGACATCCTGGCTCAGCTCCTGCCCCCAGGGGCCAGCGGCAGCGTCAGCACCCTCCCTGGTTCGCACAAAACCTTTAACATCGGCGGGGACGAGATCAGCGCCATTTTTGAAAACGTTCGCCTCTGCCGCGAGCACATCGAGACCGTCTCTGCCGCTACCGGGCATGACCTCCACCTCGGCTTTGAGCCGGAACCCCTCGGGCTCTTCGAGACCAGTGGGGAGGTGTTGAAATTCTTCGGTCTTTATTACGACCGCCACCCGCAGGACAAAGACTTCTTCAAGTTCATCGGCCTGAACTACGACACCTGCCACCTCGCCATCGAGTATGAGACGCCCAAGCGTGCGCTCTCCCGCATCACCGGCGCCGGCATCCGCCTCAGCAAGCTGCACTTCAGCTCCGCGCTGAAGCTGAAACCCACCCCCGAGATGGTGACCAAACTGCGCGCTTTTGATGAGCCGGTGTACTTCCACCAAGTCATCGCCGACTACGGCCCCACCACCCCGCTGCGCCGCTTCAAGGACCTGCCAGATGCCCTCCAGTTCGCCCAGACGAATCCGGCGGAACTGGGAGACGAATGGCGCGTCCACTTCCACATTCCCCTGCACGCTCAGCCGACGGATGGCTTTGAAAGCACGCGCGACCACATCGAAGGAGCCATGGACTGGCTGTCCCAAAACCCAACGAAGTGCCAGCACATCGAGATGGAAACCTACACCTGGGAAGTCCTGCCCGGCGAAATGCGCACGGGTGATGTCGTGGACCAACTGGTGAAAGAATACGACTGGACGCTAGGCGAGATGCGAGAGCGGCAACTTGTGGGGTGA
- a CDS encoding helix-turn-helix transcriptional regulator translates to MVMTMEARLKRLLEAVEILNRREQPMFQDRVLQACRHLFPESFSGFQLWDRLTGIHTGGTDVPYDENSLLERFQRVGELVPLQHPGYPLIMAGEKEVLRLSDLTTQREFAKTELFDVGFKPVDLRHQVALPILTPQHLGGVTVNKGGSQDFSAEDLELLGIFSRHLVLALQNEMILLEAQKQQPKVAMLDHLTLRRAGLTKRESEVFVWMAEGKRDREIATILGVSYRTVTNHVYSILRKLGVETRTAAVSALCER, encoded by the coding sequence ATGGTTATGACGATGGAGGCGCGGCTGAAGCGACTGCTGGAAGCAGTGGAGATCCTGAATCGAAGGGAGCAGCCGATGTTTCAGGATCGCGTCTTGCAGGCCTGTCGGCACCTGTTTCCAGAAAGCTTCAGCGGCTTTCAGCTTTGGGACCGTCTGACGGGCATCCACACAGGCGGAACGGATGTTCCTTATGATGAAAACAGTCTGCTGGAAAGGTTTCAACGGGTGGGGGAATTGGTGCCGTTGCAGCACCCCGGTTACCCGCTGATCATGGCGGGTGAGAAGGAGGTGTTAAGGCTTTCAGACCTGACCACTCAGCGTGAGTTTGCGAAGACGGAGTTGTTCGATGTCGGCTTTAAACCGGTGGATCTTCGGCATCAAGTGGCGCTGCCCATTTTGACCCCGCAGCACCTGGGGGGCGTCACGGTTAATAAAGGCGGAAGTCAGGATTTTTCGGCGGAAGATTTGGAACTGCTGGGGATTTTTTCTCGGCATCTGGTGCTGGCGCTCCAAAATGAGATGATCCTTCTTGAGGCCCAGAAGCAGCAGCCCAAGGTGGCGATGCTGGATCACCTGACGCTGCGTCGTGCGGGCCTGACAAAACGAGAAAGTGAGGTGTTCGTCTGGATGGCCGAGGGAAAACGAGATCGAGAAATCGCGACCATTCTAGGCGTCAGTTACCGGACGGTGACCAATCACGTGTACTCGATCCTACGAAAACTTGGCGTGGAGACGCGCACTGCGGCCGTTAGCGCTCTGTGTGAGCGCTAA
- a CDS encoding lysophospholipid acyltransferase family protein, with protein MIDLCRWHVYSLRGLGRFIMENLLYLVVRAFLAFIQALPVRWVARLGRCGGAIAFWLDARHRRVALKNLTMCFGHEKSPEEIRAIAQENFRRLGEVYGCAMKGMVMNDAELLKIFSVKGAEGVRAVDAEGRLVNRVFTGGHFGNFELANRMSALIPGYQAVATYRGIRPPKLDQLVYRMRTVSGNILVDRRTGAEDLKRAMAEGGKLLILASDQADRSGGLELPFLGYYAWTTRAPVILAMRYKCVIFVPICYRVGLGQWVLEIGEPLRMEENGKRRSVEDLMRDINAALEAGVRRDPANWFWVHDRWKTKNRQPPRAVEEPMAE; from the coding sequence ATGATTGACCTGTGCAGGTGGCACGTTTACAGCCTGCGCGGCCTCGGTCGATTCATCATGGAAAATTTGCTCTATCTCGTCGTCCGTGCATTCCTGGCCTTCATTCAGGCGCTGCCCGTCCGCTGGGTGGCTCGTCTAGGCCGCTGCGGCGGTGCGATCGCTTTCTGGCTGGATGCACGGCATCGCCGCGTGGCCCTGAAAAATCTGACGATGTGCTTTGGCCACGAAAAGTCGCCTGAGGAAATCCGCGCCATCGCCCAAGAGAACTTCCGCCGGCTCGGCGAAGTCTATGGCTGCGCCATGAAAGGCATGGTCATGAACGATGCGGAGCTCCTCAAAATCTTCTCTGTTAAAGGCGCGGAAGGCGTGCGGGCGGTGGATGCTGAGGGGCGACTGGTGAACCGGGTTTTTACTGGCGGCCACTTCGGCAATTTCGAACTGGCCAACCGGATGTCCGCTTTGATCCCTGGGTATCAAGCGGTGGCCACCTATCGCGGCATCCGCCCGCCGAAGCTCGACCAACTCGTTTACCGGATGCGCACGGTCTCAGGCAATATTTTGGTGGATCGCCGCACAGGTGCAGAGGATTTAAAACGGGCGATGGCCGAGGGGGGGAAGTTGCTCATTCTGGCCAGTGATCAGGCAGATCGCAGCGGCGGCCTTGAGTTGCCCTTTCTCGGTTATTATGCCTGGACGACACGCGCCCCGGTCATCCTCGCCATGCGCTACAAGTGCGTCATCTTTGTGCCGATCTGTTACCGAGTCGGCCTAGGGCAGTGGGTCTTGGAAATTGGCGAGCCCCTTCGCATGGAAGAAAACGGCAAGCGCCGGAGCGTCGAAGACCTGATGCGCGATATCAACGCCGCACTGGAAGCTGGCGTGCGCCGGGATCCCGCCAACTGGTTCTGGGTACACGACCGCTGGAAAACCAAGAACCGCCAGCCTCCGCGTGCGGTGGAGGAACCCATGGCGGAGTGA
- a CDS encoding fatty acid desaturase family protein has protein sequence MTDGQATADFLIRGSVSRSGPELILATKPFAVDSTARSWWYVLSTTALLAAAVAGTLLAPHGLLKLGASVLSGLLLLRLFVLYHDQQHHAILPKSKVAEGFMWVFGILSLSPSSIWRASHNHHHNHNSKIKGSHIGSFPIMTREHFEKARKSARWLYLFMRHPLTILLGYLTIFMHGMCLRPFAMKPRQHWDCLIAVVLHAVIAGCLIRFAGWQAWVLTQIIPHFIASAIGSYLFYAQHNFPSVTFYDKSGWTYDRAALDSCSYLKMGPLMAWFSANIGYHHIHHLNARVPFYRLPEVLEAIPELRNPKVTTLSPLDIYRCLRLKVWDVQQQKMVALDGTNG, from the coding sequence ATGACTGATGGACAAGCTACGGCGGATTTCCTCATTCGTGGCTCGGTGAGCAGGTCTGGTCCTGAGCTTATTCTGGCCACGAAACCCTTTGCTGTGGACAGCACTGCCAGAAGCTGGTGGTACGTCCTTTCGACCACTGCACTGCTGGCCGCAGCCGTGGCTGGTACTCTGCTAGCTCCCCATGGCCTTTTGAAGCTGGGTGCCAGTGTCTTGTCAGGGCTGCTGTTGCTGCGCTTGTTCGTTCTCTATCATGACCAGCAGCACCACGCTATTTTGCCGAAGTCGAAAGTGGCAGAGGGGTTCATGTGGGTTTTTGGCATCCTCTCCCTAAGCCCGAGCAGCATCTGGCGGGCTTCGCACAATCATCATCACAATCACAATTCGAAGATCAAGGGCTCCCACATTGGCTCCTTTCCCATCATGACTCGGGAGCACTTTGAAAAAGCGCGGAAGTCGGCGCGCTGGCTGTATCTTTTCATGCGGCATCCGCTGACGATCCTGCTGGGCTACCTGACGATTTTCATGCACGGCATGTGCCTCCGGCCCTTTGCCATGAAGCCGCGCCAGCACTGGGATTGTCTCATCGCCGTAGTGCTTCACGCGGTGATCGCGGGCTGCCTCATCCGCTTCGCGGGCTGGCAGGCATGGGTGCTCACGCAGATCATTCCGCACTTCATCGCCAGTGCGATCGGCTCCTACCTCTTTTACGCGCAGCATAATTTTCCCAGCGTGACCTTTTACGACAAATCGGGATGGACCTATGACCGCGCCGCGCTGGATTCCTGCAGCTACCTCAAGATGGGGCCCCTGATGGCTTGGTTTTCGGCAAACATCGGCTACCACCACATTCATCATCTGAATGCGCGTGTTCCCTTTTATCGCCTGCCTGAGGTGCTGGAGGCCATCCCCGAACTGAGGAACCCGAAGGTGACGACGTTAAGTCCTCTGGATATCTACCGCTGCCTGCGCCTGAAGGTCTGGGACGTGCAGCAGCAGAAGATGGTGGCGTTGGATGGAACGAATGGGTGA
- a CDS encoding cytochrome c oxidase assembly factor Coa1 family protein, translating to MNSEPPPFGDPTNIQRENNAAIGKGVAVGCGGCLMIIASLAFFLVAIFGVVMLFLRSSEPCAETLRTAQSSPALQQALGEPMKMGWFFVGSVSTTNMSGSADISIPFSGPRGSVRIRTRALRQDRVWSYQEMSTQLPSGEAVDLLLTLP from the coding sequence ATGAATTCTGAGCCGCCTCCCTTTGGAGATCCCACGAACATCCAGCGTGAGAACAATGCCGCCATCGGCAAGGGCGTGGCAGTGGGCTGTGGAGGTTGTCTCATGATCATTGCCTCGCTGGCGTTCTTCTTGGTCGCGATTTTCGGTGTGGTGATGCTTTTCCTCCGAAGTTCTGAACCCTGTGCGGAGACGCTGCGGACCGCCCAAAGTTCCCCTGCCCTGCAGCAAGCCCTGGGAGAGCCCATGAAGATGGGCTGGTTCTTCGTCGGCAGCGTCAGCACCACGAACATGTCTGGCAGTGCGGATATCTCCATCCCCTTTTCGGGCCCCCGGGGCAGCGTGCGCATCCGCACCCGTGCTCTGAGACAAGACCGGGTGTGGAGCTACCAGGAAATGAGCACCCAGCTCCCCAGTGGCGAAGCGGTGGACCTGCTACTGACTCTTCCCTAA
- a CDS encoding LamG domain-containing protein, giving the protein MLGKILFPLIAALLFGALQAPAASLLVYYDGTASGNDLLDQSGNGRNAIYDANGSATTPVILTTTPANGNSGAYASLTANGSNQSGRYSVTPANGFSYNFNNESWSASMFYNRQSVATNDTLFHIGAGDGFGGENELYAWATANSTNLSFQHYPEVDVNLTATGKMNLNAWHHLAVTFSASGLNDGMGTLSLYADGVLVGTDNSFLLGTNNTFFFGGQGSGTSDRNFIGFLDEMALFSGALSAGEVASLANGSQTPISLVPEPSRVLLLGLGLFGLLMRRRRK; this is encoded by the coding sequence ATGCTTGGTAAGATCCTTTTCCCGCTGATCGCGGCCCTCCTTTTCGGTGCCCTCCAGGCCCCGGCCGCTAGCTTGCTGGTCTATTATGACGGCACCGCCTCTGGCAATGATCTGCTGGACCAAAGCGGCAATGGGCGGAACGCGATCTATGATGCAAATGGATCGGCGACGACACCGGTGATCCTCACCACCACGCCGGCCAATGGCAACAGCGGGGCCTACGCCTCCCTCACGGCTAACGGGAGCAACCAAAGCGGGCGCTACTCCGTGACGCCAGCCAATGGGTTCAGCTACAATTTTAATAACGAAAGCTGGTCTGCCTCAATGTTTTACAATCGGCAGTCTGTCGCCACCAATGACACCCTCTTCCACATTGGTGCAGGGGATGGATTCGGCGGCGAAAACGAGCTGTATGCCTGGGCCACAGCAAACAGCACCAACCTCTCCTTTCAGCATTACCCAGAGGTGGATGTGAACCTCACCGCCACAGGCAAAATGAACCTGAATGCTTGGCACCACCTGGCCGTGACTTTCAGTGCCTCGGGACTGAACGATGGCATGGGCACCCTGAGCCTGTATGCCGATGGCGTGCTGGTGGGCACGGATAACTCCTTCCTCCTGGGAACGAACAACACCTTCTTTTTTGGTGGCCAGGGCAGCGGTACGTCAGACCGCAACTTCATCGGCTTTTTGGATGAGATGGCTCTCTTCAGTGGGGCCCTTTCCGCTGGGGAAGTCGCCAGTCTGGCCAATGGCAGCCAGACGCCTATCAGCCTCGTGCCTGAGCCTAGCCGCGTCCTTCTTTTGGGTCTCGGCCTGTTCGGTTTGCTGATGCGGCGGCGGCGGAAATAA